From the genome of Ictalurus punctatus breed USDA103 chromosome 5, Coco_2.0, whole genome shotgun sequence:
AATAAAGTTGTATTTCATGTTGTTATTCTCAGAGCAACATCCTGTACTCCAAGGAACCATATATTTGTCTGAGATGTTCACTCTTTCATTGGTGTGTAATGGTATACAATGTATATATTAGTAGAAAATTGCACCAGGTGAATGGTTTTCCACAGACTGTCATGTATATTAGCTTAATCATTTTGAATTGCTTTCCATGTAGTTACCTGACAATAAGCCCAAGGGTATGTAAATGTGAAGGAGCACAAAAGGTTATATATTTAACTTCATCACACGCATTAGAGAAATTGAGCCAAGCACATAATATTTCATGTTTCAAAAATAACTTTTAGCATTTCTctacttttaataaaaatttgaaATAGGTCATTTAGACCATAATAGAATATAATAAATGGGCGGCTTTCACAAAGTCCACATGGCTGTCATTATGACTAGCTGGTAGAACATGAGTTTCAGAATTTTAACATTAATCCTAGGACTGGATAGTTCCATTTTTGTTTCTAGTGCACGTTTACTATCAGAGTTACTCTGTTTGGTTGatcatttttttgcatttgcacaTCCCATGCCAAAtaagtattcttttttttttttttttttttttatcatgtgtAATATGAGTGTGTAACACCTCACTGCAGTGAGTCTCAGCTCCTCTCTAACAGTCATTAGTGTTGGCTGAGGCACATTCCCTGCGCTTCTGCTGAGATACTGCAAGAAGTGATGAGCTCTGTAGAAAGTGCAGCTCAGCAGTTCTCAGTGCAGCCTGAGGAACTGCAAACTAAACAGCGTAGAAGGAGATGAGGGGTCCTTGGGTATGCATTAAGTAGATAGCAGGTGTAGTCCATGTATAATTAAAGTCCTAGATTATTATGTCTGCCAGAACGCACTTAGACATGGTTTGCTGCAGCCATGTTGCTGGTCTAAAAAGAATGTTGGCAGAACCAATTGATAAGAATTTATAACAAATGTTAATGATTAGCAATGCTCAGGGCATTGCTCACTTGGATGATAGTGCCTGCCatatgtgtaaaaaataaataaataattgcaatGTAAAATATGAGTAATCGTATTTAAAACATTGTGTTCCTTTTCATCCTTTTGGTGTATAGGGAGTGGTCCTTCTGCACCCAGTAGCAGTGTCACTTCCCCCAGTCACATGAATGTGCCGGCCCACACTGTCCCAGATTTCTCCTACTCTAGCAGTGAGGATGAGTTTTACGATGCTGATGAATTTTACCAGAGCAGTGCCTCACCGAAGCACTGCATTGAGTGAGTTAgaatgtgcgcacacacacatacacagctgtTACTAAAATAGTGTCTGGAGATAATTGCACATTAATCCCACACAACATATTCCACACACAATGTGATGAACCCAATTGCTAACTATAGTTAAACACAGACCTCCCTAATTACTGCATGATATTACACACGTTCTTGTTTCACACCATATGGCTTTGCAGACACACACTGCGTAGGCAGAAGAGTGTAGTATTGTTTTACATTTGTTGCTTTTGGGTACAGCCCTTCCAGAACCCCTGGTGTTAACAACGAAGGAAATGCAGCTCTCAAACGACCTGACACCAACGAATCCCTTAATTCCTCTATGTCCAATGGCACAACTGATGCAGGTAttcacacagatacacacattgCTTCAAAAATTTAAATTCCAGTTTTCAGTACCACTACTGATGATGGACTTGAAAATATATATGAGAGTCCTTGctgcagaaccaaaagtccagggggtggagctagATCTGATCCAGCTCTTCCTATAACCACCTAACCCACACAATGCTGTACAGCATGAAACAACACATTCAGCACGCTTATCCTACCTGACACACCTGGACTTTTGGCTTGACTCCATCCATCTCCGCCCTGGTAGGTGGAGCTGGATCAGAAGTGGCTCTACTTCATGGACTTTTTGTTCTACCGCAAAGGGTACTTGAAAACACCATTAATGGATGCACACTTAAACACATACAATGGCAATGTGTGCCCAGTGAGCAACGTGGTTATGAAGTCAGCTTAATTGAAAACGTTCGCATTTATGCACTAGATGCAAAATTAGAGCATGTGGAGGGACAGTGTTTTCATTAGGAATACACCTCCTCTTCATGTTTCAGCACATATGGCTAGTGAATAAAAGTACCAGGTTATACGTGGGACTACTgtgtatatacaaatataaaacaattataGCACAAGTAATAACTGTAATGCTCGTTCAAGCACCCTAAATTTGTACTCAACTGATTATGTGCAATGCTGCATGGTTCACCCACCAGATGGTTTCTATGATAAAAACAGGAAATGCATGCAAGCAAGTTATAGATCTGTTAAGTCATTAACCAGAATTTTTGTGAATGCAGagtaataactgtaactaaGGGATTACACTATTCTAATGCACAATGTGGAGGCAAAGAACCTCCTGGATGCCTCCGGAGTGCGTTAAAattgtgtaatgcacacctagcagCAGATtaccccgcttataccatggtcattTGCAAGCATTGATAAGTTAAGCTATTATTGATGtttgctgtgtaaaatgtgactgaaagggtctttagatctagaattctgtcCACTCTAAATCATATACAGAGATAAAGTAATGCAATAAgcttacatttatttgaatgaattataatatagttattagagagagagagagagattgtacgcgtgtgaattacctgcgtctgtgctgcgtctctactaataatgaagctatgagtttaactactgtatgctACTGTAACTGTATGCTACCATGGTTACActtgtttataggcagcgcatTAATTAAAATGGGTATAAAACTGACaggaactacctgtgcattcaacggtttgaacgcacaccttccagccaataaGAATTGAGTATTCAGACAGGCAATGCTGTAATAACCAATATATTACATTGACCCTTCCTCCGTTCACTAATACAAGTTAATATTTAGGGTTACAGATTATATAGTAGCCAGTCACTAGAGCTTGTCAGAGACATTTTTGGGTTTACTTTTTAAACACTTATCATGTACACCATGATGCGTGCATGTGAATAACTGAAGACGGTAGAATTCCACTTTTTCATTTGCATAGGTTAGGAGCCATTCATTTAATGTGTAATTGGATCTGACATAATAGCATTTTCCATAGTATCATCTGACATCCCATGTATGTCATGATACCATGGAAAATGTACGCGTGCACACACCTACCCCTAATCATATACCACCACCAATGACCTCTTAACCTACATGAATACTTACAGCCAAAAATTCCCAGCAgatatctctctcactcacacacacacatataagtACACTGAACTTTGCTCAGCAATCTGAATTACTGTGTGCATTGTCTTGCTCAGATCAGTTTGACAGTCATGATGAGAGGGACGACGATGGTGAGGGAGAGTCGGTGGAGGAACATAAGAGCGTCATTATGCATCTGCTTTCACAAGTCCGTTTGGGAATGGACCTCACGAAGGTAACCCTTGACTCTACTTCCATCTTCCTACTGCTCTCTTTCCTTGCCTGTCCTCTCTCCATGAACACGTTTCTGTCTTCCCTAGGTGGTTTTACCTACGTTCATCTTGGAGAGAAGGTCGTTGCTGGAGATGTATGCAGACTTCTTTGCACATCCTGATTTGTTTGTGAGGTAAAATGTTcaactctactgtactacacttgGATGTACAGAGAATGTGACAAATGGGGTTTGCTGTGTgctgtatacagtgccctccactaattttggcacccttggtaaatatgagcaaagaagtctgtgaaaatttcttttttgtttaaaaaaaaatcacaaaaatactctgttctcatggatgataaacaattacaaacaaatcacaggtttatcaaaaaaaaaaatctttgttaaatataggtgtgcaacaattactggcacccatatgaattcatatgagaaaaatatatttgaagtatgttCTCAtagatatttaacatttacaggaaataaacattaaattgttcaaccatgacttcctgtttcacaggagtataCATATGAGGTAACATTTatgccaaattcccttagtcatacAAAACAATGGgcaagaccaaggaatatatctgtgatgtgtggcaaaaggttgttgagcttcacaaaatgggaagtgtctgtaagaaaatagcacaagcattgaaaatgcccatttccaccatcaaggcaataattaagaagttccagtcaactggaaatgttattaatcaacctggaattgattcataacatttaaaaacctGGAACCTGGacatgtctatattgtctcaacgtaCTGCGAAAAGGATGGTTCAAATGGCCAAAAAATTTCCAAGGATCACaactggagaattgcagaagttagctgCATCTTGGGGTAAGAAAGTCtctaaaactacaatctgaactCACCAACATCACCAAAAGTGGTTTGaaagagtttcaagaaaaaagcctctaatctcatccaaaaacaaactcgggtgtcttcagtttgccagacactactggaacttcaaatgggatcgggttctatggtcagatgaaatcaaaatagagctttttagcaataaacaccagagatggttttggtgcacacagagaggtagccatatggaaaagtacctcatgcccacagttaaatatggtggtggctctttaatgttttggggctgtttatTTTGCAGGggtcctggacattttgttaagatACATGGCATAATGgaatcatggactctatcaaatatcaacagatattaaatgaaaacctgactgcctctgccagaaagcttaaaatgtgcCAGGGTTGGATTTTCCaacaggacgatgatccaaaacatacatcaaaatcaacacaaaaatggtttactgaccacaaaatcaaggtcctgccatggccatcccagtcccctgacttgaaacccatagaaaacctgtggggtgaactgaagaggagagtccaccagcatgtaccttaaaatttgaaggatctggagagattctgtatggaagaatggtctcagatcccttgccgtgtattctccaaccGTATCAGGTATTACatgagaagactcagagctggtatcttggcaaagggaggtagcacaaagtattgattaaaagggtgccaataattgttgcaagcctatatttaacaacaatATAGgctataaacctgtgttttgtttattttgtttatatatatatatatatatatatatatatatatatatatatatatatatatatatatatataaatataaaatatattttatatatatatataatatattatatatatatatatatatatatatatatatatatatatatatatatatatatatatatatatatatggaatgaTTTCTGGGATTGTTTTGTCTATTTTTAGAGCCATTTAGCTTTCTATTCCTTTCCACAGACAATGCACATTAACGCTGCATTCGACTAAAACTCATAGCTTGGACTTGGactaggaaaaaagaaaagcacttCTTGCCTTTAAGTTATTGTATATCCAGTTATTTGCTTTTGATCAATCAACATTCAGACATATTAGCTTGTTAAATCTTTAACATCTACTATTGTGTGCTGTTTTAAAAGGGTAAATATACCTCACTCATCactttaactagctagctatttgctaaaaaaatgaacatgaaggagtctctgtttttttcccgccctctttgtAGCTCAAACACACAGAGGTTGAAaattacatacactatatggccaaaagtatgtggacatttGGTCATCGTATATCATCAATATGTACTTGGTGatcatcccattccaaaaccatgagTATTTATATAGTTGGTGCCCCATTTGTTGTTGTgacaacctccactcttctgggaaggagcatgactgtggggatttgctgtTTCagtattagtgaggttgagcactgatgtcaggtgaggaggcctggtgtgcaGTCAAAGTTCCATTCCAAAGGTGTTGGTGGGTTTgatgtcagggctctgtgcagaccactCGAGTTGTTACACCTTGGGACACCATGTCTTcttggagcttgctttgtgcacaagggcattgtcatgctggaacaggtttgggcccatTCTTTCCAGTAAAGGAAAatcataatgctacagcatacaaaaacatcctagacaattgtgtgcgtccaactttgtggcagcagtttggggaaagGCGGATGTATGgctgtgatggacaggtgtccacatacatttagCCATGTAGTCTGAATTTTGAGTTCTGACTTTCCAGTTCCGAGGCAAGTCGAATGCAAAATTAGTTCATGTTGATGTTTTGGAACTATAAggactcaataataaatataataacgtTAATTATGGTGGGGtgtgatttttgtgtttttttttttttttgttttttttttccgcagACCCCTATGCTTCCTTGACGCCACTTTGAGAAATATTGCTTGTAGGGCTGTGATGGCTGATCAGTAAGTCAGGAGTTCAAGTCCCTGCACCACCAGCCTACCTCTGTTGGACActtgatcaaggcccttaaccctgtcAGCTCCAGGCTGACTATATCATTGCTCTGACCCAACCTTCCTTATAAGCAGGGATATGCATAGAAAaggatttcactgtgctataatgtatatgtgacaaagaAGGCTGCTTCTTCTAAAAATCATATATTTTAGTTGAAGTCTGTTGATTGGGTTTATTTGCTCTTATTTTAGctttgtgctctttttttttttcatgcttgaTTATTTATGCCCGATGTGCTCTTGCATATGACTTGTTGAACCTCATGTTGGTGTGATCTCATGTTTTCTTCTATCTACCCTCAGCATTGCAGAGCAGTCAGAGGCCCGGGAGCGCATGGTGCAGGTGGTGAGGTGGTATCTCTCAGCCTTTCACGCTGGCCGGAAAGGATCTGTGGCTAAGAAGCCATACAACCCCATCCTGGGAGAGGTATTCTATTGCCACTGGGACATTCCTTCAGAAACAGAGGAGCCTGCTTCTGGGGTATGTGTGAGATGATCTGAAATATGTatattattgtgtttattaccaTGTTCACATGTTAGTGGTTAATGCTATCTAGCCGATttaaaatgcaatatttttcaATACGATTTTTATGCAGTCACAGATGGAACTTTGTCAGAGATTTCATTTTCTTGACTTaagaaaaatatgaaaactGTCCTTGCTGGATGACACattggatttgtttttttcctctactgGAACTTAAAACACTAAACATGTGATTTTAGTGTTTCTGTATGTCAGGATGAAAATCCTGACATACAACACTTGAAGAATGAACTTATTTCCATTTTTGATTACCCTTGTGTTTTTAGGTAAATTAACACCCACAGGTGTATAAGTTGCCATGGTAATTTGAAGATCATGATTTTACAGTATCATCTATTCAAATTGAAGCTATATCCTGCCAATTCACCATAGCAACATTTACTGGTTCAACTCGGCAGTAATAACCTGTTGTACTACCTCTCGACAACATGTGAACACAGCATAACACTTTAAATAGTGGCTTTTCTCAAACACATGTGATTTTTGGACAGGAGCCTGTGTCAGAAGGGCCAGTGCCATTTTGTAGCCGGGGCAGTGTGTCATTCGTGGCAGAGCAGGTTTCTCACCACCCACCAAGTAAGTGCTCAATATGTACACCCACAAACCaacttaataaaaacaaacacgctAGAttattaatcacattatgaCTAGCTCATGAAATGaacaagaaaaatgtttttaaagatgTGTACAtccaaaaatatattatattaaatactgaaataataataacatgagcacacatttaataatgaaaataatataattataataatggagtggatttgccttgcacctctggggttgtggGTTAAAATCCTGCTTCTGCTCTGCGTGTGTGGaatttacatgttctccctttgcttcgggggtttccaaattgtccgtagtgtgtgaaggtgtgaacaattgtgccctgcgatggtttagcaccctgtccagggtggccttcaccttgtgcccagagttcaaTAGGATAGGCTCCTagtgaccctgtataggataaccagtatggaaaatggatggatggataataataagtTCAGGAGTTCATAATTAGTAAAGAGAATGCATGAAGTATTAATGCTTGGTTTTTTTACATGACTTCAACCATATTGGTAATTGTGTGTTCAGTGGTTGGTGTGGAAAAAACATTGACATTAAATGGAAAGATCAGTATTATGAGGAAAGTCTTAGTCCTGCACTCAGGAAACTGCAGACTGTTGTTATAGGGACTGTAAACCACTAATATAGACTTTCAAGAACAGATGTTTTGTCTCTTGAGTACACTTTTGAAGTGATGCTCATTTCTGGCTTCACTGTTGCAGTATCTGCCTTCTACGCTGAGTGTATAAGCAAGAAAATCCAGTTCAATGCACACATTTGGACCAAATCCAAGTTTCTTGGGATGTCCATCGGTGTACACAATATTGGCCAAGGTAGGCAAAGACACACACAGTAGGTGTCAGTGTTTAGGTATAATAATGTATCTTTTACTACATTATTAATGATAATGTATCTTTTACTGCTCCTTTCTTGTCTTCTGCAGGCTGTGTGTCTTGCCTAGAGTACGATGAACACTATATTCTGAATTTCCCCAATGGCTATGGCAGGTGAGTTTCAaccgtgtgtgtctgtcttcTCCTCACATGAAGAGACATCCTGTGTTTTGTGTCTCAGTGTGATACTGTCTTTCATTATCCTGCATGTGTCCTTGTAGGTCGATACTGACTGTTCCATGGGTGGAATTAGGTGGAGAGTGCAATATTTCCTGCTCCAAATCTGGCTACAGTGCCAACATAGTGTTCCACACCAAACCCTTTTATGGGGGAAAGAAGCACAGGATAACCGCAGAAATTTTGTGAGTCAATTGAGTACACATGAATTGAagaatgtgtttaaaataaatattaatcatGGTGATCCTGGCGCAAAAGTGATGTCTGGCTTTGTAGTTgaggtcataaatttacatacgccttgcagaatctgcaaaatgttaagtgtttttttgtttgtttgttttttttaaataagagggatcataaaaattgcatgtttttaaaaaaattttatttggtACTTCtgtgaataagctatttcacatagcagatgtttacatatagtccacaagacacaataataagtgaatttacacaaatgaaccagttcaaatgTTTTCATATGCTTGATTCTTCACATTGTGTGTCTTTACCCGGATGatcaacaactgtttttatgttttgtgatagttgttcatgagtcccttgtttgtcctgagcagttaaactgcccactgttcttctgaaaaaatcctccaggccctgcacattctttggttTTCCAGTATCTTCTCCGTATTttacccctttccaacagtggctttatgatgttgagatccatcttttcacactgagggatttgtacacaactattacataaggtgcaaacattcattcattctcaagCAGGCAACACACTTCATTACGTTAatagccaggggggtgtaaagttttcaacaggatgatcagtgtaaattgttattattttgtcttttgggaaacatgtaaatatctcatgtattctgaagggcagtactaatggaaaaaataagatatttaaacaaaataataacaatttaccaATTATTCTGTTAAAAAGTTTATACTCCCTAACtcttaatgtattaatgtgttgccttcttgagcatcagtgaatgtttgcaccatATGTAATacttgtgtacgagtccctcagttgtcctcagtgtgaaaagatggatctcaacatcatataaccACTGTTCAcaattatcacaaaacataaaaacagttgttgatcatccaggtaacaacaaaCAGTATTAAGAATTAAGCGTacagtatgtaaacttttgaactggttcatttgtctaaattcagttattattgtgtcttgtggactatatgtaaacatctgttatgtggaatagcttattcagggcaggactaaattaacaaaaaactaaaagtaatttttataatccctcattattattattattatgtttatttatttatttatttatttattatttaattttatttagttgtccatattctgcaaggtgtatgtgAACTTATGACTTGAACTGTATATTGACTTGTACACTGTACTTTATGCTTGACATGTTCACTCCCTTGCAGTGGCCCCAATGATAAGAAATCATTCTGCTCGATTGAAGGTGAATGGAATGGAGTGATGTATGCAAAATGGGCTTCTGGGGTAAGTCAGATGACAAAGCTTAAATAACACAATTGAGTAAATTAAGTAAAACTTCAGATGGTAATATTAAAAGATTTACACAAAATTATTCACATAAAATACACACTGCAAGTGCACTTTTAAAATATGACATTTGCCTTTTTCTGTCTTAGGAAAACTCTGTGTTTATTGACACTAGGAAAATCAGCATTATTAAAAAGAAGGTGCGGAAGTTGGAGGATCAGTTAGAATATGAATCTAGGCGGTGAGTACCTTACCTCATTCGCAGTGGCAGCATTATTATTTCTGCTCTAACAGTCTCTCCCCAATTTGCACAGATGTTTATTTGCACAGACATTTACCTGTTTGTATAAAAGCTAATGTTTCTCTTCAAAGTTTTTGgtcatttgccaattcccacccactagcttGTGTCCTGCATCACACAGCATGCACTCGAGCTGAAGTATTATGTGCCCTCTTCTACATACGTGAACTCTCAAAAACCCAAGCTTGGCTACTGTCACTCTCATTAACTGTAAAGAAAATCCCCAGACCACCTAAgcaacagatttattttatgaggatataaaatgtattcatagtTCTGAACATAAATTACTCGGC
Proteins encoded in this window:
- the osbpl9 gene encoding oxysterol-binding protein-related protein 9 isoform X4, translating into MFQFSRGRLPEAETGLVPSVQDFDKKLAEADAYLQILIDQLKLFDEKIKDCKDDESRRKIENLKETTCSMVESIKHCIVLLQIAKDQSNEQQHSNGLISTINPVDGVHQPSPLDASVVSAVAMPTQTTLPTDGAQVCKAEQRPSTLPMGPVVTVMGSLQTPTPNSTGSGPSAPSSSVTSPSHMNVPAHTVPDFSYSSSEDEFYDADEFYQSSASPKHCIDPSRTPGVNNEGNAALKRPDTNESLNSSMSNGTTDADQFDSHDERDDDGEGESVEEHKSVIMHLLSQVRLGMDLTKVVLPTFILERRSLLEMYADFFAHPDLFVSIAEQSEARERMVQVVRWYLSAFHAGRKGSVAKKPYNPILGEVFYCHWDIPSETEEPASGEPVSEGPVPFCSRGSVSFVAEQVSHHPPISAFYAECISKKIQFNAHIWTKSKFLGMSIGVHNIGQGCVSCLEYDEHYILNFPNGYGRSILTVPWVELGGECNISCSKSGYSANIVFHTKPFYGGKKHRITAEIFGPNDKKSFCSIEGEWNGVMYAKWASGENSVFIDTRKISIIKKKVRKLEDQLEYESRRLWKDVTLNLKLKDIDAATDAKHHLEEIQRAEARERKEKEVQWETRLFHEDGECWVYDEPLLKRTASLRH
- the osbpl9 gene encoding oxysterol-binding protein-related protein 9 isoform X5 is translated as MICHEAETGLVPSVQDFDKKLAEADAYLQILIDQLKLFDEKIKDCKDDESRRKIENLKETTCSMVESIKHCIVLLQIAKDQSNEQQHSNGLISTINPVDGVHQPSPLDASVVSAVAMPTQTTLPTDGAQVCKAEQRPSTLPMGPVVTVMGSLQTPTPNSTGSGPSAPSSSVTSPSHMNVPAHTVPDFSYSSSEDEFYDADEFYQSSASPKHCIDPSRTPGVNNEGNAALKRPDTNESLNSSMSNGTTDADQFDSHDERDDDGEGESVEEHKSVIMHLLSQVRLGMDLTKVVLPTFILERRSLLEMYADFFAHPDLFVSIAEQSEARERMVQVVRWYLSAFHAGRKGSVAKKPYNPILGEVFYCHWDIPSETEEPASGEPVSEGPVPFCSRGSVSFVAEQVSHHPPISAFYAECISKKIQFNAHIWTKSKFLGMSIGVHNIGQGCVSCLEYDEHYILNFPNGYGRSILTVPWVELGGECNISCSKSGYSANIVFHTKPFYGGKKHRITAEIFGPNDKKSFCSIEGEWNGVMYAKWASGENSVFIDTRKISIIKKKVRKLEDQLEYESRRLWKDVTLNLKLKDIDAATDAKHHLEEIQRAEARERKEKEVQWETRLFHEDGECWVYDEPLLKRTASLRH
- the osbpl9 gene encoding oxysterol-binding protein-related protein 9 isoform X3; translated protein: MSMAFLHIPVTRFRAASSCPGGQHKVARVPQRRAESRLEAETGLVPSVQDFDKKLAEADAYLQILIDQLKLFDEKIKDCKDDESRRKIENLKETTCSMVESIKHCIVLLQIAKDQSNEQQHSNGLISTINPVDGVHQPSPLDASVVSAVAMPTQTTLPTDGAQVCKAEQRPSTLPMGPVVTVMGSLQTPTPNSTGSGPSAPSSSVTSPSHMNVPAHTVPDFSYSSSEDEFYDADEFYQSSASPKHCIDPSRTPGVNNEGNAALKRPDTNESLNSSMSNGTTDADQFDSHDERDDDGEGESVEEHKSVIMHLLSQVRLGMDLTKVVLPTFILERRSLLEMYADFFAHPDLFVSIAEQSEARERMVQVVRWYLSAFHAGRKGSVAKKPYNPILGEVFYCHWDIPSETEEPASGEPVSEGPVPFCSRGSVSFVAEQVSHHPPISAFYAECISKKIQFNAHIWTKSKFLGMSIGVHNIGQGCVSCLEYDEHYILNFPNGYGRSILTVPWVELGGECNISCSKSGYSANIVFHTKPFYGGKKHRITAEIFGPNDKKSFCSIEGEWNGVMYAKWASGENSVFIDTRKISIIKKKVRKLEDQLEYESRRLWKDVTLNLKLKDIDAATDAKHHLEEIQRAEARERKEKEVQWETRLFHEDGECWVYDEPLLKRTASLRH
- the osbpl9 gene encoding oxysterol-binding protein-related protein 9 isoform X1 — protein: MASIMEGPLSKWTNLMKGWQYRWFVLDYNAGLLSYYTSKDKMMRGSRRGCVRLRGAVIGIDDEDDSTFTITVDQKTFHFQARDADEREKWIHALEGTILRHALQLREAETGLVPSVQDFDKKLAEADAYLQILIDQLKLFDEKIKDCKDDESRRKIENLKETTCSMVESIKHCIVLLQIAKDQSNEQQHSNGLISTINPVDGVHQPSPLDASVVSAVAMPTQTTLPTDGAQVCKAEQRPSTLPMGPVVTVMGSLQTPTPNSTGSGPSAPSSSVTSPSHMNVPAHTVPDFSYSSSEDEFYDADEFYQSSASPKHCIDPSRTPGVNNEGNAALKRPDTNESLNSSMSNGTTDADQFDSHDERDDDGEGESVEEHKSVIMHLLSQVRLGMDLTKVVLPTFILERRSLLEMYADFFAHPDLFVSIAEQSEARERMVQVVRWYLSAFHAGRKGSVAKKPYNPILGEVFYCHWDIPSETEEPASGEPVSEGPVPFCSRGSVSFVAEQVSHHPPISAFYAECISKKIQFNAHIWTKSKFLGMSIGVHNIGQGCVSCLEYDEHYILNFPNGYGRSILTVPWVELGGECNISCSKSGYSANIVFHTKPFYGGKKHRITAEIFGPNDKKSFCSIEGEWNGVMYAKWASGENSVFIDTRKISIIKKKVRKLEDQLEYESRRLWKDVTLNLKLKDIDAATDAKHHLEEIQRAEARERKEKEVQWETRLFHEDGECWVYDEPLLKRTASLRH
- the osbpl9 gene encoding oxysterol-binding protein-related protein 9 isoform X2, yielding MASIMEGPLSKWTNLMKGWQYRWFVLDYNAGLLSYYTSKDKMMRGSRRGCVRLRGAVIGIDDEDDSTFTITVDQKTFHFQARDADEREKWIHALEGTILRHALQLREAETGLVPSVQDFDKKLAEADAYLQILIDQLKLFDEKIKDCKDDESRRKIENLKETTCSMVESIKHCIVLLQIAKSTINPVDGVHQPSPLDASVVSAVAMPTQTTLPTDGAQVCKAEQRPSTLPMGPVVTVMGSLQTPTPNSTGSGPSAPSSSVTSPSHMNVPAHTVPDFSYSSSEDEFYDADEFYQSSASPKHCIDPSRTPGVNNEGNAALKRPDTNESLNSSMSNGTTDADQFDSHDERDDDGEGESVEEHKSVIMHLLSQVRLGMDLTKVVLPTFILERRSLLEMYADFFAHPDLFVSIAEQSEARERMVQVVRWYLSAFHAGRKGSVAKKPYNPILGEVFYCHWDIPSETEEPASGEPVSEGPVPFCSRGSVSFVAEQVSHHPPISAFYAECISKKIQFNAHIWTKSKFLGMSIGVHNIGQGCVSCLEYDEHYILNFPNGYGRSILTVPWVELGGECNISCSKSGYSANIVFHTKPFYGGKKHRITAEIFGPNDKKSFCSIEGEWNGVMYAKWASGENSVFIDTRKISIIKKKVRKLEDQLEYESRRLWKDVTLNLKLKDIDAATDAKHHLEEIQRAEARERKEKEVQWETRLFHEDGECWVYDEPLLKRTASLRH